A window of the Phycicoccus sp. M110.8 genome harbors these coding sequences:
- a CDS encoding NAD-dependent malic enzyme, translating into MTAVPSVSNSITVRLTLPARATAVSELTGVIEAGGGLVTGLDVTASGADRLRVDVTAAARDTAHADELVEAMRGVHGVDIGKVSDRTFLVHLGGKLKVESKVPIRNRDDLSLIYTPGVARVCMAIAENPEDARRLTIKRNTVAVVTDGSAVLGLGNIGPLGALPVMEGKAALFKRFADIDAFPICLDTQDTEEIIRTVKAISPVFAGINLEDISAPRCFEIEHRLREELDIPVFHDDQHGTAIVTLAALRNALRVVGKELAECRVVMSGAGAAGTAILKLLLKAGARDVVVADQFGVLHPDREDIASGDHPQLAWSAEHTNPRRVSGTLKAAVAGADVFIGVSAPGILTGDDIATMADGAIVFAMANPEPEVDPIAAAQHAAVVATGRSDFANQINNVLVFPGVFRGLLDAASRTIDEDVMLAAATALSEVVHPDELNPAYIIPSVFHPDVSKVVAAAVKAAVLGTAPEVVERTASVATDEAELIG; encoded by the coding sequence ATGACCGCCGTGCCCTCCGTGTCCAACTCCATCACCGTCCGCCTCACCCTCCCGGCCCGCGCCACCGCGGTGTCCGAGCTCACCGGGGTCATCGAGGCGGGGGGCGGCCTGGTCACCGGCCTCGACGTGACCGCCTCGGGCGCCGACCGCCTGCGGGTGGACGTGACGGCCGCGGCCCGCGACACCGCCCACGCCGACGAGCTCGTCGAGGCCATGCGCGGCGTGCACGGCGTGGACATCGGCAAGGTCTCCGACCGCACCTTCCTCGTCCACCTCGGCGGCAAGCTCAAGGTCGAGTCCAAGGTCCCGATCCGCAACCGCGACGACCTGTCGCTCATCTACACGCCGGGCGTGGCCCGGGTCTGCATGGCGATCGCGGAGAACCCCGAGGACGCCCGCCGGCTCACGATCAAGCGCAACACCGTGGCGGTGGTGACCGACGGGTCGGCGGTGCTGGGGCTGGGCAACATCGGCCCGCTGGGGGCGCTGCCGGTCATGGAGGGCAAGGCGGCGCTGTTCAAGCGGTTCGCCGACATCGACGCCTTCCCGATCTGCCTGGACACCCAGGACACCGAGGAGATCATCCGCACGGTCAAGGCGATCAGCCCGGTCTTCGCGGGGATCAACCTCGAGGACATCTCGGCCCCGCGCTGCTTCGAGATCGAGCACCGGCTGCGTGAGGAGCTGGACATCCCGGTCTTCCACGACGACCAGCACGGCACGGCGATCGTCACGCTGGCCGCGCTGCGCAACGCCCTGCGGGTCGTGGGCAAGGAGCTGGCGGAGTGCCGCGTCGTGATGTCGGGTGCGGGCGCGGCCGGCACCGCGATCCTCAAGCTGCTGCTGAAGGCCGGCGCGCGTGACGTCGTCGTGGCGGACCAGTTCGGCGTGCTGCACCCCGACCGCGAGGACATCGCCTCCGGCGACCACCCGCAGCTGGCGTGGTCGGCCGAGCACACCAACCCGCGTCGGGTGAGCGGGACGCTCAAGGCGGCCGTCGCGGGCGCGGACGTCTTCATCGGCGTCTCCGCCCCCGGCATCCTCACCGGCGACGACATCGCCACCATGGCCGACGGTGCGATCGTCTTCGCGATGGCCAACCCCGAGCCCGAGGTCGACCCCATCGCCGCCGCCCAGCACGCCGCCGTGGTCGCGACCGGCCGGTCCGACTTCGCCAACCAGATCAACAACGTGCTCGTGTTCCCCGGCGTCTTCCGTGGTCTGCTCGACGCGGCGTCGCGCACCATCGACGAGGACGTCATGCTGGCCGCGGCCACCGCCCTGTCGGAGGTCGTCCACCCCGACGAGCTGAACCCGGCCTACATCATCCCCAGCGTCTTCCACCCCGACGTGTCGAAGGTGGTGGCGGCCGCGGTGAAGGCGGCCGTGCTGGGCACCGCGCCCGAGGTGGTCGAGCGGACGGCGTCGGTCGCGACCGACGAGGCCGAGCTCATCGGCTGA
- a CDS encoding amino acid permease: protein MISIAGVIGAGLFVGSANAIATAGPAVLIAYALAGTLVVLVMRMLGEMATAQPDTGSFSTYADRSLGRWAGFSIGWLYWWFWVIVIPVEATAGALILGDWFPAVPQWLFALVITGLLVGTNLFSVGNYGEFEFWFALVKVIAIVLFIGLGVLAMLGVLPGSKSSGVGHLWQDGGFLPNGLGAVFAAMLITMFTFMGTEIVTIAAAESPNPEAGIRKAVNSVIWRISLFYLGSIFVVVALVPWNAKGLAAEGSGSYQYTLERMGLGSLTTVLEFVILTAVASCLNSALYTASRMAFSLSTRGDAPAAWSRTTERGVPAWAILASSVVGFLGVIGNYLLPEKIFGYLLASSGAIALFVYLVIALSQLRMRRQLDAEGHSPAVRMWLYPALTYATIGFIAFVLVLMLVQEGHRLELGLSLALAAVIVAIGVARTRGEHPAAAPAQGAVAFRRTAE, encoded by the coding sequence ATGATCTCGATCGCCGGGGTCATCGGGGCCGGCCTGTTCGTCGGGTCGGCCAACGCCATCGCCACGGCCGGTCCGGCGGTCCTCATCGCCTACGCCCTGGCGGGGACGCTGGTCGTCCTCGTGATGCGGATGCTCGGCGAGATGGCGACAGCGCAGCCCGACACCGGCTCGTTCTCGACGTATGCCGACCGCTCGCTCGGTCGGTGGGCCGGCTTCTCCATCGGCTGGCTGTACTGGTGGTTCTGGGTCATCGTCATCCCGGTCGAGGCGACCGCCGGTGCGCTGATCCTCGGGGACTGGTTCCCCGCGGTGCCGCAGTGGCTCTTCGCACTCGTCATCACCGGGCTGCTCGTCGGGACCAACCTGTTCAGCGTCGGCAACTACGGCGAGTTCGAGTTCTGGTTCGCCCTGGTGAAGGTCATCGCGATCGTGCTGTTCATCGGCCTGGGCGTGCTCGCCATGCTCGGTGTGCTGCCCGGCTCGAAGTCCTCGGGGGTCGGGCACCTGTGGCAGGACGGCGGGTTCCTGCCCAACGGCCTCGGCGCGGTCTTCGCCGCGATGCTCATCACGATGTTCACCTTCATGGGCACCGAGATCGTCACCATCGCCGCAGCCGAGTCGCCGAACCCCGAGGCCGGCATCCGCAAGGCGGTCAACTCGGTGATCTGGCGGATCAGCCTCTTCTACCTCGGCTCCATCTTCGTCGTCGTGGCGCTCGTGCCGTGGAACGCCAAGGGCCTCGCGGCCGAAGGATCCGGGTCGTACCAGTACACGCTGGAGCGGATGGGCCTGGGCAGCCTGACCACGGTGCTGGAGTTCGTCATCCTCACCGCCGTCGCCTCGTGCCTGAACTCCGCGCTCTACACGGCCTCGCGCATGGCCTTCTCCCTGTCGACCCGCGGTGACGCCCCGGCGGCGTGGTCGCGCACGACGGAGCGGGGCGTCCCCGCCTGGGCGATCCTGGCCAGCTCGGTCGTCGGCTTCCTCGGGGTCATCGGCAACTACCTGCTGCCGGAGAAGATCTTCGGCTACCTGCTCGCGAGCTCCGGGGCGATCGCCCTGTTCGTCTACCTCGTCATCGCGCTGTCGCAGCTGCGGATGCGCCGCCAGCTCGACGCCGAGGGCCACAGCCCGGCGGTGCGGATGTGGCTGTACCCCGCCCTGACGTACGCCACGATCGGCTTCATCGCGTTCGTGCTCGTCCTCATGCTGGTCCAGGAGGGGCACCGCCTCGAGCTCGGCCTGAGCCTGGCGCTCGCGGCCGTCATCGTGGCGATCGGCGTCGCCCGCACCCGCGGGGAGCATCCCGCAGCTGCTCCTGCCCAGGGGGCGGTCGCGTTTCGGCGTACCGCTGAGTAA